A genomic stretch from Pirellulales bacterium includes:
- a CDS encoding IS4/IS5 family transposase, translating to WLARYRRHSRDYEHNTETSEAMILISMIALMSRRLAHKK from the coding sequence CCTGGCTGGCACGCTACCGTCGACACAGCCGCGACTATGAACACAACACGGAAACCAGTGAAGCGATGATTCTCATTTCCATGATCGCCCTGATGTCACGCCGCCTCGCTCACAAAAAGTGA